From the genome of Rathayibacter sp. VKM Ac-2804:
TGGGGCAACGGCGTGTCTGTCCGCCGATTCCGCGCGGAGGGGGTCGACCGGTTAGCGTCCCCGAGGAGCCGTCCGCCGTGGGCGGCTCGCACTGACGAAAGGCGCCCGTGGCCACGCTGACCTATGGACCGCAGAATCTCGAGATCGAGTTCGAGGAGCGGGTCCTCGCCCACCTCAAGGTCGCCGTGCTGTCGAAGCTGCGGCGCAACGAGGCCTTCTCCCTCTCCTGGACCGAGGACGCCTCGTCCGGCCACGGCCGCAGCTCGGTCTGGCTGCACCCCTCGGTGCCGCTGCACTTCCGCTTCGCCGAGACGCACCAGCCCAAGCTCAACCGCGCGTGGATCGAGCAGATGCTGAGCGTCGCGAGCATGCACGGCGAGCTGTCCGTCCTCCCGGAGCCCGAGGAGTCGCGCCAGGGCTCCTGATCCGCCCACCTGTCCCCCCGGACCGGATCCGTCAACCCCACCCCCCATCACAGGGTCACGACGTAGCGTCGGAGGACAGTGACCGGGCGGTTCTCCGTCGGTCGCGACCACGGACGGAGACGACGATGACCGACACCGCGCGAGCATTCGCAGCACCCACCCTGACCGGGACGGGGGGCTCGCAGCGCAAGGACGAGCCGATCGCCGTCCGCCACGCCCCGGATTCCGCCTCGACCGATTCGCAGCCCGTCCTGGGCTGCCGGATCGGTGTCAGTGGCCGCGTCTTCACGGTCGAGCTCGAGATGGCCGGCATCTTCCTGCGCCAGGTGCGCCGTACCCTCCGCGACGGCGACAGCAGCCTCGTCCTTCTGCGCCACGTCGACGGCATCGAGATGATCCCCTTCACCCGCGCGACGCCGTTCGAGGTCTCGGACATCGTCTGCCCCGAGGGAGTCGAGCCCGCGCAGGCGCGGATCGCCGAAGGGCTGCACGCGCGCTAGAGCCGCCCAGCGGCGCGAGGCCGGCCCGAGCTGCCGCGAGGTCGGCCCTCGTCGCCGGTCGGTCGGCCCGCGTCGGCGCCGGACAGGCCCGCGTCGGCGCCGCGATCAGGCGGGGAGCGACGCCTCGATCAGCTCCAGGATGCGCGGGTCGTCGGGCTCGACGGTCGGGCGGAAGCGGTGCACGGTGCCGTCGGCGGTGATCAGGAACTTCTCGAAGTTCCACTTCACCTTGCCGGCCTTGCCCGCCTCGTCCTCGGTCTTGGTCAGCTCCGCGTAGAGCGGGTGCGCCGAGCGGCCGTTGACCTTGACCTTCTCGAACATCGGGAACGTGACGCCCCAGGTGGTCGAGCAGTACTCCTTGATCTTGTCGGAGTCGCTGAGCTCCTGCAGGAACTGGTTGCTCGGGAAGCCGAGCACCGTGAAGCCGCGGTCGCCGTACTGCTTCTGCAGCGCCTCGAGCTTCTCGTACTGCGGTGCGAGACCGCAGCGGGACGCGACGTTGACGATGAGCTTCACCGGCGCGTAGTCGGCGAGCGTCGACGCGGTGCCGTCGATCGTGGTGAGGGGGATGTCGGTGATCGTCTCGGGCACGGGGGCTCCTTGTCGAGGAAGTGGGGTGATCGTCAGGCTATCCAGTGCAGCCGTGCGCGGGCCGCGAGACGCGCTCCTGCGGACGCCGCGCAGTCCCCGCAGCCCGGCCGCTCCTCCACATCGCCGTCCTCGCCGCGATCCTCCCCCGTCGGCGCAACTCCCTCCCCCTCGGCGGGCGGGCGACGCCACCATGGAGTTATGACCCCCTCCTCGCAGCAGCTCGTGACGGTGGGTGGGCGGCGCCTGCGGCTGACCAACCTCGACAAGGTGGTCTATCCGGAGGCGGGGTTCACCAAGGCCGACGTCCTCTCCTACTACGCCTCGGTCGCCTCCGCGATGCTGCCGCACCTCGCCCGCCGGCCGGTGACCCGCAAGCGCTGGGTCGACGGGGTCGGCACGGCGGAGGAGCCGGGCGAGGTCTTCTTCGAGAAGAACCTGCCCTCCTCCGCGCCCTACTGGCTGAGCCGGACGAAGCTCGCGCACTCCTCGCGCGACGTCGAGTACCCGCTCGTCGACGACGTCGCCGGGCTGACCTGGCTGGCCCAGCAGGCCGCGCTCGAGCTGCACGTCCCGCAGTGGCGGGTCGGCTCGGACGGCGAGCGCCGGCCGCCGGACCGGCTCGTGCTCGATCTCGACCCGGGCGAGGGCGCCGGGCTCGCCGAGTGCGCCGAGGTGGCGTTCCTCGCCCGCGACCTGCTCGAGGGGATGGGGCTCGAGCCGTTCCCGGTGACCAGCGGCAGCAAGGGCATCCACCTCTACTGCCCGCTGGACGCCTCCGCCTCGAGCGACCAGATCTCCTCGGTCGCGCACGAGCTGGCAAAGGTGCTGGAGTCCGACCACCGCGATCTGGTCGTCTCCGACATGAAGAAGACCCTGCGCGAGGGCAAGGTGCTCGTCGACTGGAGCCAGAACAGCGCGGCGAAGACGACGATCGCGCCGTACTCGCTGCGGGGCCGGCTGCTGCCGCGGGTCGCCGCGCCGCGCACGTGGGAGGAGATCGGCGCGGCGGATCTGCGGCACCTCGCGCCGGACGAGGTGGTCGAGCGGCTGCGGAGCGACGGCGACCTGCTGCGCCCGGTGCTCGCCGCCCGCGGGGCCGGGCTCGAGCCGTCGCCGGAGCGGATGGCCGGTTTCGCGGCCACTGACGCCTCCGCCGACCGGCTGGCCGCCTACCGGAGCATGCGCGACGCGTCGAAGACGCCGGAGCCGGTGCCCTCGCCGGGAGCGGGGATCTCGACCTCGGGCGACACGTTCGTCGTGCAGGAGCACCACGCGCGGCGGCTGCACTACGACTTCCGGCTCGAGCACGACGGAGTCCTGGTCAGCTGGGCGGTGCCGAAGGGGCCGCCGCTCGACGGCGACCCGAACCGGCTCGCGGTGCAGACGGAGGACCACCCGCTCGAGTACGCGGCCTTCGAGGGCACGATCCCGGCGGGCGAGTACGGCGGCGGCGAGGTGCGGATCTGGGACGAGGGCACCTACGCGCTGGAGAAGTGGCGCGAGGGCGAGGAGGTGATCGCGGTGCTCACCGGCCGGCCGGACGGCGGGCTCGGCGGTGAGCCGCGGCGGTACGCGCTGCTGCACACCGGGGCGAAGGGCGGCAAGGGGGACGAGAAGAACTGGCTGCTGCACCTGATGGCGCCGGGGGCCGCGGCGCACGGAGGGCAGTCACACGGAGGGAAGCCGCGCGGGCGCGGGGTCGGGGTGCGGAAGGGCGGGGGGTCGTCGGGGGCGGCGGGGTCCGGCGCGTCGGGATCGTCCGCTGCGACGCCGACCGATTCCGGAGCGTCGAGGTCCTCCGCTGCCGCGCCGACCGCGGAGGCCGCCGCCTTCCGGCCGATGCTCGCCACCGCCGGGCGTGCGGCGGACATCCCCGGCGACTCCGCGATCGAGATGAAGTGGGACGGCTACCGCGCCCTGGTGCGGGTGGCGGGCGGAGCGGTGACCCTCACCAGCCGGAACGGCAACGACCTGACGGGCGCGTTCCCCGACCTGCTCGGTCCTATCGCCGAGGCGGCGGCGGTCGACTGTGTGCTGGACGGCGAGATCGTCGCGCTGGACGACCGCGGCCGGCCCGACTTCGGCCGACTGCAGACCCGCGGCGGCCTGACCAAGCCGCGCGAGATCGAAGCGGCGGCGCGCGCGACTCCGGTGCACCTGATGCTGTTCGACCTGCTGGCGATCGACGGCACGGAGGCGATCGGCCGCCCTTACGACGAGCGCCGCGCGGCTCTGGAGCAGCTGGCGACCGAGAACGAGCGCGTGCACGTCCCCTCGGTCTTCGACGGCGACCTGGAGGAGGCGATGTCGACGAGCCTCGCGCTCGGCTTGGAGGGCGTGGTCGCCAAGCGCCGGGACGCGGCATACCGGCCGGGCGTCCGCTCCGGCGACTGGGTGAAGCTCACCCATCACCGCGTGCAGGAGGTGGTGATCGTCGGCTGGCGCGAGGGCGAGGGCGGACTCGTCGGCTCGGTCGGCTCGCTGCTGACGGCACTCCCCGGCGACGACGGCCTGGTCTACTCCGGCCGGGTGGGCAGCGGCTTCAGCGACCGCGAGCGCCGCGGCCTCGTCGACCGCCTCGCCGAGCACGCGACCGACGAGCCCGCGGTGGCCGTCCCACCCGCCGAGTCCCGCGGCGTGCACTGGGTCGAGCCCGTCCTCGTCGGCGAGGTCCGCTACCGCGAGCGCACCTCCGGCGGCACCCTCCGCCAGCCCGTCTGGCGAGGCTGGCGCGCCGACAAGTCCGCCGCGGAGGTGCGCCTGGAGTGAGCACGGCGGGGCTGCCGAGCCGCCCGGGAAGGCGCGGATCGCGGCCGGATCAGAGCCTTCCAGGGCGACTCGACGCCCGAGCGAACCCGGCTCGGGGGCGGCGTCGCTCAGTCGAGGCGGACGCCGCGGAGGAGGACGAGGGTGGAGCCGACGGCGACGCCGGTGCCGATGAGGACGCCGCCGGCACCGGCCGCGGCGGCGATGGTGCCGAGAAGGGTCGGGAGGGCGATCAGGCCCATGCGGTTGCCGGCCAGGCGGAGGGAGAGGGCGCGGCCGTGGCGGTCGGCGGGGGTGCGCTCGATCAGCCAGGACATGGTGATCGGCTGGCCGATGCCGAGGCCGAGGCCGAGCAAGGCGACGGCGACGAAGAGCAAGGCCGTGGGCGCGGGCAGGGCGGTGAGGACCAGGCAGACGGCCGAGACGACGATGCCGGCGACCATCACGCGGGTGCGGCCGAAGCGGGAGGTCGTCGCGCCGAGCAGGAGGCGGGAGGCCATCGAGGCGAGCGCGCGGACGGTCAGCAGGGCGCCGACCACGCCTGCGGGGAGGCCGCGCTCGGCGCCGAGGGCCGGGAGGTAGACGACCGTCAGGTCGACGGCGGCGACGACGGTCGCGCTGGTGAGCA
Proteins encoded in this window:
- a CDS encoding glutathione peroxidase; translated protein: MPETITDIPLTTIDGTASTLADYAPVKLIVNVASRCGLAPQYEKLEALQKQYGDRGFTVLGFPSNQFLQELSDSDKIKEYCSTTWGVTFPMFEKVKVNGRSAHPLYAELTKTEDEAGKAGKVKWNFEKFLITADGTVHRFRPTVEPDDPRILELIEASLPA
- a CDS encoding ATP-dependent DNA ligase, which encodes MTPSSQQLVTVGGRRLRLTNLDKVVYPEAGFTKADVLSYYASVASAMLPHLARRPVTRKRWVDGVGTAEEPGEVFFEKNLPSSAPYWLSRTKLAHSSRDVEYPLVDDVAGLTWLAQQAALELHVPQWRVGSDGERRPPDRLVLDLDPGEGAGLAECAEVAFLARDLLEGMGLEPFPVTSGSKGIHLYCPLDASASSDQISSVAHELAKVLESDHRDLVVSDMKKTLREGKVLVDWSQNSAAKTTIAPYSLRGRLLPRVAAPRTWEEIGAADLRHLAPDEVVERLRSDGDLLRPVLAARGAGLEPSPERMAGFAATDASADRLAAYRSMRDASKTPEPVPSPGAGISTSGDTFVVQEHHARRLHYDFRLEHDGVLVSWAVPKGPPLDGDPNRLAVQTEDHPLEYAAFEGTIPAGEYGGGEVRIWDEGTYALEKWREGEEVIAVLTGRPDGGLGGEPRRYALLHTGAKGGKGDEKNWLLHLMAPGAAAHGGQSHGGKPRGRGVGVRKGGGSSGAAGSGASGSSAATPTDSGASRSSAAAPTAEAAAFRPMLATAGRAADIPGDSAIEMKWDGYRALVRVAGGAVTLTSRNGNDLTGAFPDLLGPIAEAAAVDCVLDGEIVALDDRGRPDFGRLQTRGGLTKPREIEAAARATPVHLMLFDLLAIDGTEAIGRPYDERRAALEQLATENERVHVPSVFDGDLEEAMSTSLALGLEGVVAKRRDAAYRPGVRSGDWVKLTHHRVQEVVIVGWREGEGGLVGSVGSLLTALPGDDGLVYSGRVGSGFSDRERRGLVDRLAEHATDEPAVAVPPAESRGVHWVEPVLVGEVRYRERTSGGTLRQPVWRGWRADKSAAEVRLE